A single region of the Pontibacter kalidii genome encodes:
- a CDS encoding co-chaperone GroES produces MRISEDNKLEKIIIVGDRVLIKPKMASDQTKSGLYLPPGVQAKEKVQEGYIMRVGPGYPIPADFGYDEDTWGQEEEEVRYIPLQAKEGDLAIYLQRDAIEINYLGEKYFIVPQSAVLMLVREEDL; encoded by the coding sequence ATGAGAATTTCAGAGGATAACAAGTTAGAAAAGATCATCATTGTAGGTGACCGCGTGCTGATAAAGCCGAAAATGGCCAGCGACCAGACCAAGAGCGGCCTGTACTTGCCGCCGGGCGTGCAGGCAAAGGAGAAGGTGCAGGAGGGCTATATCATGCGGGTTGGTCCCGGCTACCCGATCCCCGCCGACTTTGGCTACGATGAGGATACGTGGGGGCAGGAGGAGGAAGAGGTGCGCTACATCCCGCTTCAGGCGAAAGAGGGCGACCTGGCCATCTACCTGCAGCGCGACGCCATCGAGATCAACTACCTCGGCGAGAAATACTTTATCGTGCCACAGTCGGCCGTGCTGATGCTGGTGCGGGAGGAGGACCTGTAA
- a CDS encoding DUF5916 domain-containing protein produces MKLKLLLSLASFILYLTCSAQEQKQGQKKYNYPQKTLQALRVDQTLKIDGVLDEPVWQQADIATQFIKNRPNPGPLEKHPTEVRILYDDAAIYVGAVMHDVSQDSIFQELGRRDDLGNTDFFGIFLDTYLDEINGFGFLLTPAGVQLDARYSSNGEDWSWNAVWESSTKLNETSWVAEMKIPYSAIRFSSKPVQVWGLNFMRNRQSTREGYFWNYVDPAKDGFANQWGRLEGLRNIEAPLRLSFTPYVSAYMERYPVAQEKPGASSHAHNFNFGGGMDLKYGISDAFTLDMTLVPDFSQVQSDNRVLNLSPFEQQFSENRPFFLEGTELFNKGDFFYSRRIGGRPVNSGVIYDDAYSAYEVVESPSETKMINGTKISGRTESGLGIGIFNAVVGEQYAELVDKEGNRIKLKTQPLTNYNIAVFDQSLKNNSYVTLVNTNVMRQGSTYDANLTGLLFRIANKGNKYAIDGKGALSQQFHPDDTERGYMYRVGAGKVSGNFQFNASHVLYSDKYNPNDLGILFTNNSSAQEVSFSYNFYDPFWKLLNLYTTVGALYERRFQPNKFQNFVVYSNVNGTFKNFTSAGLQINLEPIVTYDFFEPRLNGRVYAFPVNYTVGGWMSTDYRKRFALDLEMTYRTFDEHQRRNFSYGISPRFRVSNQLSFTYSFESGNRYDDMGFVNIVRYKDDKGSEWKDPDVVFGLREVRSIYNSLSGSYVFNNRMSLGLRVWHNWSKVNHDRYFKLLQNGALEPYQYTPEKSPDVNYNSFNLDMVYSWWFAPGSEISIVWKNAFEEQVNLVEPYYFNNFSHTLRSPQSSIFSVKVLYYLDYLTLKRKLAKS; encoded by the coding sequence ATGAAGCTAAAGTTACTGCTGTCTCTTGCATCGTTCATACTTTACTTAACCTGTAGTGCCCAGGAGCAGAAGCAGGGGCAAAAGAAGTATAACTATCCTCAAAAAACCTTGCAGGCGCTTCGCGTGGACCAAACGCTGAAAATAGACGGCGTGCTGGACGAGCCAGTGTGGCAGCAGGCAGATATCGCCACGCAGTTCATCAAAAACAGGCCCAACCCAGGGCCCCTGGAGAAACACCCGACCGAGGTGCGCATCCTCTACGACGATGCCGCCATCTATGTAGGGGCCGTCATGCACGACGTGTCGCAGGATTCTATCTTCCAGGAGCTGGGCCGCCGCGATGACCTGGGCAACACAGACTTTTTCGGTATTTTTCTCGATACCTATCTGGATGAAATAAATGGCTTTGGCTTTCTGCTGACGCCAGCCGGCGTACAGCTCGATGCCCGCTACTCTTCCAACGGCGAAGACTGGAGCTGGAATGCGGTGTGGGAGAGTAGCACCAAGCTGAACGAAACGAGCTGGGTTGCCGAGATGAAAATTCCATACTCCGCCATCCGCTTTAGCAGCAAGCCTGTGCAGGTATGGGGGCTAAATTTCATGCGCAACCGGCAGTCGACGCGCGAGGGTTACTTCTGGAATTACGTAGACCCAGCCAAAGACGGCTTTGCCAACCAATGGGGCCGGCTGGAGGGGCTGCGCAACATTGAGGCCCCGCTGCGCCTGTCGTTCACGCCATACGTTTCGGCCTATATGGAGCGCTACCCCGTGGCACAGGAAAAGCCCGGAGCGTCTTCGCATGCCCACAACTTCAACTTTGGTGGCGGCATGGACCTGAAGTACGGCATAAGCGACGCCTTTACGCTGGACATGACGCTGGTGCCGGATTTCAGCCAGGTGCAGTCTGATAACCGCGTGCTGAACCTATCGCCGTTTGAGCAGCAGTTCAGCGAGAACAGGCCGTTTTTTCTGGAAGGGACGGAGCTGTTTAACAAAGGCGATTTTTTCTACTCCCGCCGTATCGGGGGCAGGCCCGTTAACTCCGGGGTTATTTACGACGATGCCTACAGTGCGTATGAGGTAGTAGAGAGTCCAAGCGAAACCAAGATGATCAATGGCACCAAGATTTCCGGCCGCACGGAGTCTGGTTTGGGCATCGGAATCTTTAATGCGGTGGTAGGGGAGCAATACGCCGAGCTGGTAGACAAAGAAGGGAACCGGATAAAACTGAAGACGCAGCCGCTCACCAACTACAACATCGCCGTTTTCGATCAGTCGCTTAAAAACAACTCCTATGTTACGCTGGTGAACACGAACGTGATGCGCCAAGGCTCCACCTACGATGCCAACCTGACGGGCCTACTCTTCAGGATAGCCAACAAAGGAAACAAGTACGCCATTGACGGCAAGGGCGCCCTGAGCCAGCAGTTTCACCCGGACGACACGGAACGGGGCTACATGTACCGGGTGGGGGCGGGTAAAGTGAGCGGTAATTTTCAGTTCAACGCATCGCATGTGCTGTACTCAGACAAGTATAACCCAAATGACCTGGGCATCCTGTTCACGAACAATTCATCGGCGCAGGAAGTTAGCTTCTCCTATAACTTCTACGACCCTTTCTGGAAGCTGCTGAACCTGTATACTACCGTAGGGGCTTTGTATGAGCGGCGCTTTCAGCCCAACAAGTTTCAGAACTTCGTTGTCTACAGCAACGTGAACGGCACCTTCAAGAACTTCACAAGCGCGGGGCTGCAAATCAACCTGGAGCCCATCGTGACTTACGACTTCTTTGAGCCTCGCCTGAACGGAAGGGTGTATGCTTTTCCGGTAAACTATACCGTTGGCGGTTGGATGTCTACAGATTACCGCAAGCGTTTTGCCCTGGACCTCGAAATGACCTACCGCACGTTTGACGAGCACCAGCGCCGTAACTTCAGCTATGGCATCTCGCCGCGTTTTAGAGTGAGCAATCAGCTTAGCTTTACCTATAGCTTTGAGTCAGGCAACAGGTATGATGACATGGGGTTCGTAAACATTGTCCGATATAAAGACGATAAGGGAAGCGAGTGGAAAGATCCGGATGTGGTTTTTGGCTTACGCGAGGTGCGATCGATCTACAACAGCCTCTCGGGTAGCTATGTCTTTAATAACCGGATGTCGCTGGGCTTGCGGGTGTGGCATAACTGGAGCAAAGTAAACCACGACCGCTACTTTAAGTTACTCCAAAACGGTGCACTGGAGCCGTATCAGTATACACCGGAAAAATCGCCGGATGTGAACTATAATTCCTTTAACCTGGATATGGTGTACTCCTGGTGGTTTGCTCCGGGCAGCGAGATTAGCATTGTCTGGAAAAACGCCTTTGAGGAGCAGGTAAACCTGGTAGAACCGTACTACTTCAACAACTTCTCCCATACCCTCCGCTCCCCGCAGAGCAGTATTTTTTCAGTTAAAGTACTCTATTATTTAGACTACCTGACGCTGAAGCGGAAGCTTGCAAAATCATAG